In Taeniopygia guttata chromosome 7, bTaeGut7.mat, whole genome shotgun sequence, a single window of DNA contains:
- the NIFK gene encoding MKI67 FHA domain-interacting nucleolar phosphoprotein isoform X1 produces MAAGEAMAAELPAPAAAVRTAPLLALEPRLQRQFQQKVQRARTKRTAKEELTPGVVFVGHLPRGLCEPQLREYFGQFGTVTRLRLSRSKKTGASKGYAFLEFESDDVAKIVADTMNNYLFSERLLKCQFVPPEKVHENLFKGCDKIFRKPSQPAVRRYNRIRSLQEKARMTKRLLRKERLLRKKLAEKGLEYHFPGFAAQALSKKRKKVKTSRKSKLNVSLSSQDPTPVCTPAVLERRKAAQMDGDTEDDEITLKLPSASVKNAVQRPKKQPRQRPSLKKQKQT; encoded by the exons ATGGCGGCGGGCGAGGCCATGGCGGCGGAGCTGCCCGCGCCTGCCGCGGCTGTGAGGACGGCGCCGCTCCTGGCGCTGGAGCCGCGGCTGCAGCGCCAGTTCCAGCAGAAGGTGCAGCGGGCCCGCACCAAGCGGACGGCCAAG GAGGAGCTGACGCCGGGCGTGGTGTTCGTGGGGCATCTCCCGCGGGGCCTGTGCGAGCCGCAGCTCCGAGAGTACTTCGGGCAGTTCGGGACGGTGACGCGGCTGCGGCTCTCCAGGAGTAAGAAG ACTGGAGCCAGCAAAGGTTATGCATTTTTGGAGTTTGAGTCTGATGATGTGGCCAAGATTGTTGCAGACACAATGAATAACTACCTGTTTTCTGAGAGACTGCTGAAGT GTCAGTTCGTGCCTCCTGAGAAGGTCCATGAAAACCTCTTCAAAGGCTGTGACAAGATCTTCCGGAAGCCCTCCCAGCCGGCTGTGCGGCGCTACAACAGGATCCgctccctgcaggagaaggcCAGGATGACCAAGCGCCTGCTGCGGAAGGAGAGGCTGCTGCGGAAGAAGCTGGCTGAAAAGGGGCTCGAGTATCACTTCCCAGGATTT GCTGCACAGGCGCTttccaaaaagagaaaaaaagttaaaacatCCAGGAAATCAAAACTGAACGTTTCTTTGAGCAGCCAG GATCCTACTCCAGTCTGTACTCCAGCAGTGCTTGAGCGCCGGAAAGCTGCTCAGATGGATGGTGACACAGAGGATGATGAAATCACTCTCAAACTTCCTTCTGCCAGTGTTAAGAACGCTGTGCAGAGACCAAAGAAGCAGCCAAGGCAAAGGCCAAGCttgaagaaacagaaacagactTAA
- the NIFK gene encoding MKI67 FHA domain-interacting nucleolar phosphoprotein isoform X2 gives MAAGEAMAAELPAPAAAVRTAPLLALEPRLQRQFQQKVQRARTKRTAKEELTPGVVFVGHLPRGLCEPQLREYFGQFGTVTRLRLSRSKKTGASKGYAFLEFESDDVAKIVADTMNNYLFSERLLKCQFVPPEKVHENLFKGCDKIFRKPSQPAVRRYNRIRSLQEKARMTKRLLRKERLLRKKLAEKGLEYHFPGFDPTPVCTPAVLERRKAAQMDGDTEDDEITLKLPSASVKNAVQRPKKQPRQRPSLKKQKQT, from the exons ATGGCGGCGGGCGAGGCCATGGCGGCGGAGCTGCCCGCGCCTGCCGCGGCTGTGAGGACGGCGCCGCTCCTGGCGCTGGAGCCGCGGCTGCAGCGCCAGTTCCAGCAGAAGGTGCAGCGGGCCCGCACCAAGCGGACGGCCAAG GAGGAGCTGACGCCGGGCGTGGTGTTCGTGGGGCATCTCCCGCGGGGCCTGTGCGAGCCGCAGCTCCGAGAGTACTTCGGGCAGTTCGGGACGGTGACGCGGCTGCGGCTCTCCAGGAGTAAGAAG ACTGGAGCCAGCAAAGGTTATGCATTTTTGGAGTTTGAGTCTGATGATGTGGCCAAGATTGTTGCAGACACAATGAATAACTACCTGTTTTCTGAGAGACTGCTGAAGT GTCAGTTCGTGCCTCCTGAGAAGGTCCATGAAAACCTCTTCAAAGGCTGTGACAAGATCTTCCGGAAGCCCTCCCAGCCGGCTGTGCGGCGCTACAACAGGATCCgctccctgcaggagaaggcCAGGATGACCAAGCGCCTGCTGCGGAAGGAGAGGCTGCTGCGGAAGAAGCTGGCTGAAAAGGGGCTCGAGTATCACTTCCCAGGATTT GATCCTACTCCAGTCTGTACTCCAGCAGTGCTTGAGCGCCGGAAAGCTGCTCAGATGGATGGTGACACAGAGGATGATGAAATCACTCTCAAACTTCCTTCTGCCAGTGTTAAGAACGCTGTGCAGAGACCAAAGAAGCAGCCAAGGCAAAGGCCAAGCttgaagaaacagaaacagactTAA